The Helicoverpa armigera isolate CAAS_96S chromosome 5, ASM3070526v1, whole genome shotgun sequence sequence ataagtatgtatgtactataTTTTCTGGTGGTTGGTATTGTCACTCactattatgattatttaaGTATTCTAAACATTTAGTGATTTACTTTGTTGGTTTGTTTCAAAGAGGTCTCAACACAATTGTCTCTGATCGATGCCCTCCTGAGCGACCTTGACAAAACGATCACACCATGTGCTAGCAAAAAGAAtgagaaaaaagaagaagaaacacAGGATGCCATGCCAGACTCTACAACCAACACGGAAAAAAATAATGCTAATCCATTCCACTGTGGGGATGATGTACTTGTAGAAAACAAAGATGGACGTTATTATTTAGGTGTGTATGCTAATTGCTATAAAATTGAATGTTGCTTCCCATCATAGGATCAAACAGAAACTATTGAATCCAACTCAGAACTACTTGCTCTATTAGGAGACTAACATTTGGAATTATAAAAGTTTGCAACCATccaactgtattttttatattatgatctATGACCATAAAACTTTCTTTATACTTGACCTAACTTCCAATCTTATACTATGCTTAGTTTCAAGAAGCTATCAGTTAGCACTGAATATTCATGCAGCGTTTCCTTCAAACCAGGAACAATAGTAGAGTTGAGTACCAGCAATGACAATGACTCTTGCGAGGTGGGCACGGGCACGGCGCGGTGTCTGGTGAAGTTCGGCGATGGGACGCACGCGTGGGCCCCGGTGTCGTCGCTGAAGCTGCTGAGCGCCCCGCCGGCGGACGATGGGCGCATCATGTGCGTGGTGTGCAAGCGGCGCGAGGGGCCCGCAGCCACCCTCGCGACTAACGCCATCATTGCGTGCGACATGTGCGGGAGAGGGTATCATGCTAAGTGTCACTCGCCGCCTGTCGACGCGTGGATTAACGGTACGTGGATATCATGATTATCAGTCTCCCATATCCAATATTAtatgatgatgagggtaagcgTGGTGTTCTGTAATACAGGACTAACCTTCATCAGACACTAGTCTCTATGCTTAAAGCAACATGTAtccaaaaaagtattttgatgatgagaaataaatTTGATTGATGAAGGGGACAcaggaatttaaaaaatcctactaacagccctttcacacggcagtccagttttgcggggccggcattttactgtatcctgcaaaactgaactacgtgtgaacacagcgtccgtttttgcagAATTCCCGCTTTTGACTGGACGAACGATCCAGTATCAAGTGACAAAACCGAATCGCACAAATCGACtggaacagcattttgcaggatcctgcatgcggtttgctcgtcTGAACACtagcataaaatatattttgcgatcaaacgggatcctgcaaaaaacggtatcctgcaaaaaactagACTgacgtgtgaaagggccgtaatTCTTTTCCTCCTGTAGTGATTGAATTGTGTGATTTAAAGTAGGTCTTGTTTGTATGCAGTCATGAAGTCATCATAACAATAGTATTATACTTACATTTATAATGCGATAGGTATGTGAAGAGTATGTTGTGGTTATATATACGTGCGTAGTACATCGTTAGAGCTTGAACAATCTCGCACACAAGCATGATATATACTTATCTTGCATAACACGATAGCATGAAACTGGCCTCTGTGCTATTAGCAAGCCAGTTGCCTAATTCATACCGGCATAATATCCGCTCTCTGATATAGGATCAATTTAACTAACAAAAAGCATTGAGAGTTGCTGACAAAAGTACCTATTATGAAGTCTCAAGTTAAAAGGATTTATTGTAGCTAGGCTTAATAAATTAGGTTTTTTCACATCATCTCTAGTCCAATATCTCACAAAAACCTCCGTTTATCACAGTTTCCTAGCGGAATTGCTTGAAAAAAGTTCTGGTGGTGAACATACCAGCAACGTTATTTTGTCTACATCACGCTTTTAAGTATGGCATAGTCATTAACAAAATGCCTTTTTAATTGGATACCCTTAATTTAGATGTTAGAAGAACTGTATGTGACATAACAGGAAAACTGgattaagtcccaaaattttgcttgagatataatatttcataaatagcAACTAAGAAATTGTCCACCTCCTGCTTTTTTGACCATGCAAGTTAAACAGacatatgtattaaataaatactctaGGCCTAGTTTGAAACATACATTAAGTTAGGTGGACGAGTCTGTTCCTCATGATTACGCTAtcctcatattttatttttttcgtcaatttttttaaaccgCCAACGCAAACGTATTTTGACAACATAACCATTCTGTATATGTGCCTAGTCTATTTCCCCAACATAGTATGGTCGATCGACCCTTTCGGCATTGACTCAGCCACAAGCTCTTTCTCACTTCtaactttctttctttctctcaTAACAATACTGTAACAATGTaacaatactgattcaaaatttcaaaatttgTGACAGGTGCATCCTGGCACTGCAAAAGATGCGTGGACCAAAGGTATAGAGTGGCAGCGGCTGAGAACAGGGCCCTCAAGCGATCAGACTTGTTTAGATTTAAAGGCGGGCAGCAACGGCGGCAACAACAGGAACTCACTCCACCCTGCGATGTAGGTTTATTACCGTTCCAAGCAAAACGAATATTATCTTCTTACTTTcgaatataaaatgttgttattgTGACGTTTTCAGACTGCTTCTACAACATCATCGGCTTCCGTATCTGATGCTGGCAAAGATCAAAATGAAACTCATTGCTACTGTGGCGAAAAAAGTGACTGGCTGGCACAGGTTTGTTCCATCAATGGGCTTAAGTTTGAATACATAACTGCcgtgttcttttttttaaactttaaatagcAACAATTCAAACAGTTTGTTGTTTGGTATTGTAATTTCAAGtacaataagtttttttatattatttacagatgTTACTATGCTGTCGGTGTTCTCGTTGGTTTCACCAAAGATGCGTATCAAGTTTACAATATCCTTTGTATGCTGGCGATAAGTACGTATTTCATTTACTATttggatttattaatattcctaATTTTCCGAGTCCCGAGCGTCCCTATTCTGGTCACCATACTCAACACATAATTGCTATTGATTATTTTAGGTTGTACATATTTGCGTGCGCTCACTGCAATGGAGGGGCGGAATATCTTCGTCGACTGGAGCTCTGCTGGTTGGATCTGGCGCATCTCGCTTTATATAATCTCACTGCGTACAATGCGCCAAATTATTTCGACCTAGATAGTGTCATTATGCCGTATATCATGGACAACTGGCATGCTCTGCAATTACCTGAGAAGGTTAGTTATTTACCAATTCAATATATTATACAGGATTTTTTAACTTTGCGACTTCATATACTTTAATTTGGATATCTGTTGTTAGATGTGGCGAACTCCAGTTAAAGAACGTCGTGAAAAGATCTTGACAGCGTTGACGTCGTCTCGTAAGCGATTCAAATGCGGACGCGAAATGAAGAAACGAGCTACCATCTGGGGTTTGCGCTTACGTCGTCCGCCCCCACCGCCACTACAGCTTTCTGCATTGGAACaggttattttatattcataaaacatctttgacagtcgttacgggtagtcagaagccagaaagtctgacaaccagtcttacctacgGTTGTtggggttgcctgggtaactgggttgaggaggacaaataggcagatgatgatgagctgTACCTAACAGAATCTTTGTTTGCATCTTCAGCAAAATTACCCGTATTCGGCCAAAATTTGTTGTTTCCATGTCAAAGCAATTGTACCTGTTTAGCCTTTTTCGTCATAGCAACTGGGAATTTGATAATTGTTACGCTCCATGCTTTGAAAATACATCGTGCCAgtgctttgtttgtttgcttgaagaGCGCAAGGCCTTATAAGCTTTCTatcattcaattttttttccaaGGCATGTGCATTAGGTATTggtcaaaaaaaaaagtatattacgTCTAATAATATCGTATATTTCTTTACGTATTCAGATCAAGAAAGGAGAACCACTGTCGGATGAGTTAGTGAGGGAGTATGCTCCGCGACTTCGGTTTCTGCCGCGAGCGCCGTCGCCGCAAACAGTGCTCGCTGCTGATGACAGGTGCCCATTCACACGATTTATATACTCTGCAGGTTTTTAATCAAGAGTTTATCTAACCAACACAATTTGTTCCAGTTCTCAACCTTCTAGCAGTAACAACGACAAAAGTTCCTATAAGAATCACAATCAACGTATGATTGTACCAGTGGATGGTCATTGGTTAAACTTAATGATGGGCAAACGCTTCCATGAAAATCTCAACTCTAACTCGAATTCCGAAAATGATTCTACTAGTTCCTATGAGTCTGTTAAGCCGACTGAAAACGACGAACAACCTTCCCCCTCTACTTGCACCTCTTCTGCTAGAAATTCTGATGCCAAAGCTGATAACATAGAGAAAATATCTGAGCTaaacgaaaataatacaaacgaAGCAAAATCTATTTGTGATGAAAGTTCTCCAGTGCCATCTCCCAACACTTCTTTAGTTCCATGTACTGTAAAGTTAGATAAAATATCCAAAGAGAATATAGTTGATACGAACGTGAGCAAGAGTGACGTCACTAATGTGAACATTAACACGCACACTACAAGAATAGCTACAATGAACTTAGAAGTATCTAAATTGTCTACAAAGAACATTATCGAACATTCCAAAATAATGTCGCTACAGCATATGGATAGATTACCCCCTTTCACTAGTAACTTTAGCCATGACATGGAGTCGTCGGGAGACGAATCTTCCAGCAGGGGCACCCTAGACGCTATTATACCACCGCTTAAAGATTTCCAGGGTAAAAATAATCCGTTTCTCATGCAAAATACTTACCCGTCCAAGAAGCCGTTCTCATCAACGACTAacatttacaataaacaaaatggcAAGCAAAACAATCACCACACACGGTTCTCGTTACCGGTAAACTTGAATCCACTGATGGGGCCGCTAGTTAGGCCATTGAAACGAAAGCTTAGCGAAAAGGACATCGTGATTGGACCTAACGGAGAGGTCAAAAGAAGGAAATACCGGAGGCCACGGAAATATCTACAGACGCAGGTATATTCCAAATAATACATAGCCAACCTATTTCTGTATATACTcaaatttatattatgttatttcatCTTATTAGTACATATTAAATccaattaataataaaagtaattaattttacagcTGAACAAGTCATGTCCTCTGCCAGATGACAACAACAAACCTGCTCAAATGCCAAACGAGAACGGCGAAGTAGCTCCGCAGGGCGGCGGGCACATCAATAACGTGAAATTTCACGGTAGAAGACTGAGACAGAGACAGGAGAAAAATTACTATGAAAACGCTAGACGGAATACGAGTAATAACAGTAGTAATAATAATAGCGTAAAAAGTCTACAGTTAAGTCCACATAAAGCTAACAGCAGCGCGGCGGAGGTGGACGCGGAGCAGCTGTCGGCGCTGAAGTCCAGCGTGCAGTCGTACTTCCGCGCCGGCCAGACCTTCCGCGTGCTCGCGCGCCGCCTCGCGCCCGGCGCGCTGCCCGCCTACCTCATCGAGTGGGACTCCAACGCCTCCTAGTCGCCACGGTCGAATGCTCTCAAGGGTTCGCCTCCAACTTCAAGCTAGAAACCTAATCATTTTTAGTTATCCTTTGTTTTGTCTTTCTATGCACATACTCATAGGTATCTTAACATAATACAAtactgtacataatataatcatttattatttttataatagtaatgAACTGCTTGTAATAAAcgaaatatacattttataactATTTTGTGACCTCTTTACCtaatatgtaataattaatCTCTTAGATCCTATGAGCTACTAAACGCAATGCTTATAAGGGCAAAACAAAGGAATTAGGAAAATGGTAAACTGCCCTAGCTTTTATTGAAAGGTAATCCTTAATTTGACTAGACTTTGGGGGTGatcatgaatttatttaaatatctatacatattattattgtaataatatataagTGCTTGTCTGTAGTCTAGTTGTACAGTAAGATCAAGGAATGtgatatattattattccaaTTGGATTTGGCTGTTtcatttgtaataaataacctattcagttaatttaatattagctATTTTCTGCTGTTTTACTACTTCACACACCCAAGTAAATGAGTACAATGCGAAGCAaggtgcattttttttataaaactaaagcCGGTTCCAGACATGTACCATTTGCCCGATATGATCATCGTATCCGTATCGTCGACGCGTATCATGATCGTATATGTGGATGGGTGATGATACAAGTATGGGCCCGGCTTAAGCCTCtaaaccagtggttcttaaccggtggtccgcggagcactggtggtccctggaggcattccaagtggtccgcgaagctttgTCCATCCATCTTACTCGACCAACAGACAAAAATTAAGGTTTGAAATGAAGCCGTTTTACGTAATGTTGtcttaaaaaattattaaaatttcccgctcgcttcgctcgcgtattcaaaaactatatgcCCTCGTTTtgacatttgtcaacaaacaaaaagttaaagtacctacgtttgggctacattgtacgtaattttggttctgagtcttaaaaaataattaaaatttcccgctcgcgtattcagaaactatatgccctcgtttttgcatttgtcaacaaacaaaaagttaagtacgcttgggctacattttacgtagttttggtactgagtcttaaaaaataatcaaaatttcccgctcgcttcgctcgcgtattcagaaactgtatgccctcgtttttacatttgtcaacaaaaaagaagttaagtacgtttgggatacaTTTTACGtccgtacgagtccgaaaaaaatttcgcgctcgcttcgctcgcgtatttgtAACTACATGGACATGTGTACGTCTTTCTTTAcatttacttacctacaaaaGAATAGAGTATCCACTTCCGTTTTGTAAACGCTGAACATTGCGTTTGTCAAAGCTATAATAAATTCGTCCGTGGGTTTTCAACCCTTCTGATTGTTAAAAACAAGCATAGAAATCTGTTGCACTgtcgacatgcgtttagctttgagtagtaCTGAACCAAAAATTCAGAAGTTAGTAAAGAGAATGCAGTCACAAAAatctcattaaattaaaatctatagcttttagttttttgctaattaataaagaaatgagtgctaataaGTGTGCTTGTATTCTTTATCAAAGAACTATCAATTTAGGCAAACcaatgaggtggtccccggcaagacaaactttggtaaagtggtccctcatgaaaaaaaggttaagaaccactgctctaAACACTCCgaaggtattattttattttgccttAGAGTCAGTCTTGAGCGAGATTGCTGTTATATTATAACTAACTGTTTCACCCCGTAAagggggaacttcttcccatacccggactaaatacatacataatgtataacccatgttatctatactaatattataaagctgaagagtttgtttgtttgtttgaacgcgctaatctcaggaactactggtccgatttgaaaattttcagtgttaggtagcccatttatcgaggaagcctATAGCCTTCATAGGGCTATACTACTACTATTgtactataggctactttttatcccggtacgggaagtagttcccacaggatgcgggtgaaaccgctggcagaagctagtctggGGATAGTCAAGCTTCCCAACAgtaagtttttcaaatcggttcagtagtaaaaatataacctacTTCTGAAAATACTTGGTGCATTAAATTAgtttaccttagattccattacaaagttacatcCAGGTTATAACATAGCCTATTGTTACTttggaagagtgtagcttcccaactgtaagaatttttcaaataggcagTTTCGGAGTATTTAGGCTACAAAGAAtccttttttttacattagtaTAGAAATCCTGGAAAATACACGTACCTACGTTTCATAAATGTGAAATCCTCAACTTCCTTCTGCCCAAATGACTATTTAATTAAACGATTACCTTCTctataactgcctcgttggtctagctgtaaTGCTGTTCAcaaggtctcgggttcgattcccgagtcgtaAGCAGCTCGGAGCCTAGAAGTTGATGATTGGtatacccgtgcatcggagagcacgtaaatttCGATCTTGCGCCTGATATTGTCTGGGTCGTGCtagattaccgtcccatcgggctatgagagtgaaggaatagtgagtggaCCTGTCCTTCCCTATataacagccgccgtggccgaaatctgCCTTGGGCGCTATTATGAAAGATGACGAAAGTATAATCAAaagactaatttaaaaaaaattgtttcatgtttaACCTACGCGGCGCCGCTACACTACGACTATTCCCGTACATGTACCTATCCTTTCTCTACACGGTAGAGGCTGCTAGCAACTGCCCTGCCACCCACGCCCGTACCTATCTAATTGCTCTTAGGAAAAAGCGCGAGTAAAGTTAACTTGCGCAGACGTGAGTGGCGTCCAGCGGCCGTGAGCTTAAGGCAAGACGAGGTCTTACTGCGTCTCtacattacataggtacatttaatcAATACAGGACCCGGTAAGTATGAATGAAATGGTAGCTCGGTTTGTAAAATCGCAACTGTATATTATACACAAAATAATCAAGGGTTTTAATAGaaccagataaaaaaaaaaatgattttattgctTCCAAAATAGGACACTAGAATTACTATctcatattttaaaaagaactataaatattgtaactaaCTAAACTGGCTTTAAGAGGTGTGTTTACATATTGTACATAAACACTTTTTGATTATGTTCAGAAAACATTGCAGAGCTTATATTTCATATAAGCTTATGAGACATTCAGAGGCACATTACCTTTGTTATGCCATGTCAAAATGTAGCACTAATTggcgaaaataaaatataaataacaatttaaacaaCATATATACAATATGGAATGTCAATATATTTTACTTCATATCTACATTTGATTTAGAGTTTGAGAGTAAATGactgaaattaaaaactttcttaACAATATACAATGTTTTGTGGAGATTTTTGTTattggtattattatttatcctcTCATAAGTTTATGAGAATGTATGCAAAATTCTTTTAAATTTACTACATTTGCACTGGAGTTATCTATCTACAAACACAAAAAGACATATtccaatgtaaaataaatatatttcaaatcAAATGTATGACATTTGATCTGTTTTCCATGACAGACTGATAAAAAATCTACTAACATTAAGCAATATTTATCGAAAATCGAATACGTAACAGAAATTCTATTTAGTAATAAATATGAAGTCACGCCGCTACCCATTGCATGTTGAATTAAAAGCGACATTCTAATATTATGGCATAATATACTTTGTTTCAGTTACTTTTCTAAGTGTCTGCAATGACTTGTTTATCGAAACGTTCACAATACAGCGATGCAATGAGAAATGGTGTGAAATCGTGTAACAGATTTCATAGTTCATTTGATTGTTTATTCatcaattacataaaacatgttgattttccaatttcaatcTACCAATCTATCGTCATTAGTAGACACTATAAAACAATTATGGAAGGAAGGAGACGCCTCTAAAacgaaatataaatatagactTACGAATGTAAAGAGAGTTGTTTACCTTTAAGaccttacatacaaacttataatacaagttaattttaattaaaatgcaaccctCTAGTAAAGGCCCATAATATGTGACCACGAAATCAATAATGACGTTACAACAGTTTAAGTATACCTATTCACAGCACTTAACCACATGTTAGTCAACTGTTTCACGCACTAAACGATCACAAACTCACTTCGGTGTCATACTATCACCATAATTATCGATTGCATTGacgtaaaattaatatttatatactcatatgtacaattttattagtgtCCTGTTTAAACACATTACAGTGATTCCTCAAAAGCCGCCATCAAATCGCTCTGCATGTTCATATCGATTTGACCAGCCATCTGCAACAAAACGAACAGTTGTTGAAAGAGGAAGCCATCGGGTAGTAATCTTTCAAGACTGCCTACTTTCTATTGACTATTCTTTAGCATAGTTCCATCGGAACTATGCTAAAGAATAGTCGGGATCGGGAACGGCTAGTAAAGCATACATTTGTGAAATAATAACTTACGGCTTCTCGACGGCGGCGCTCCTGCTCGCGCTGACGCAGCCGCTCGCGCTCGGAGGCGGCGGGCTTgtcgggcgcggcggcggcggcggcggccgcggcggcgggcggcgacgCTCGCGCCACCGGCGACACGCGCGGCGACGCCACCTCCGCGCTCTCCACCTTACGCGGACCCGCGCCCACTCTGTAATAACACATCCTAATTAAGCACTCATTCAATAATACATATTAGTTTGATACTATGCATAAAGGCGTAGCACATCTAGGTAAGATTTCACATAGTATATTCTAGTA is a genomic window containing:
- the LOC110378629 gene encoding metal-response element-binding transcription factor 2 isoform X1 is translated as MDINAEVSTQLSLIDALLSDLDKTITPCASKKNEKKEEETQDAMPDSTTNTEKNNANPFHCGDDVLVENKDGRYYLGTIVELSTSNDNDSCEVGTGTARCLVKFGDGTHAWAPVSSLKLLSAPPADDGRIMCVVCKRREGPAATLATNAIIACDMCGRGYHAKCHSPPVDAWINGASWHCKRCVDQRYRVAAAENRALKRSDLFRFKGGQQRRQQQELTPPCDTASTTSSASVSDAGKDQNETHCYCGEKSDWLAQMLLCCRCSRWFHQRCVSSLQYPLYAGDKLYIFACAHCNGGAEYLRRLELCWLDLAHLALYNLTAYNAPNYFDLDSVIMPYIMDNWHALQLPEKMWRTPVKERREKILTALTSSRKRFKCGREMKKRATIWGLRLRRPPPPPLQLSALEQIKKGEPLSDELVREYAPRLRFLPRAPSPQTVLAADDSSQPSSSNNDKSSYKNHNQRMIVPVDGHWLNLMMGKRFHENLNSNSNSENDSTSSYESVKPTENDEQPSPSTCTSSARNSDAKADNIEKISELNENNTNEAKSICDESSPVPSPNTSLVPCTVKLDKISKENIVDTNVSKSDVTNVNINTHTTRIATMNLEVSKLSTKNIIEHSKIMSLQHMDRLPPFTSNFSHDMESSGDESSSRGTLDAIIPPLKDFQGKNNPFLMQNTYPSKKPFSSTTNIYNKQNGKQNNHHTRFSLPVNLNPLMGPLVRPLKRKLSEKDIVIGPNGEVKRRKYRRPRKYLQTQLNKSCPLPDDNNKPAQMPNENGEVAPQGGGHINNVKFHGRRLRQRQEKNYYENARRNTSNNSSNNNSVKSLQLSPHKANSSAAEVDAEQLSALKSSVQSYFRAGQTFRVLARRLAPGALPAYLIEWDSNAS
- the LOC110378629 gene encoding metal-response element-binding transcription factor 2 isoform X2, which gives rise to MPDSTTNTEKNNANPFHCGDDVLVENKDGRYYLGTIVELSTSNDNDSCEVGTGTARCLVKFGDGTHAWAPVSSLKLLSAPPADDGRIMCVVCKRREGPAATLATNAIIACDMCGRGYHAKCHSPPVDAWINGASWHCKRCVDQRYRVAAAENRALKRSDLFRFKGGQQRRQQQELTPPCDTASTTSSASVSDAGKDQNETHCYCGEKSDWLAQMLLCCRCSRWFHQRCVSSLQYPLYAGDKLYIFACAHCNGGAEYLRRLELCWLDLAHLALYNLTAYNAPNYFDLDSVIMPYIMDNWHALQLPEKMWRTPVKERREKILTALTSSRKRFKCGREMKKRATIWGLRLRRPPPPPLQLSALEQIKKGEPLSDELVREYAPRLRFLPRAPSPQTVLAADDSSQPSSSNNDKSSYKNHNQRMIVPVDGHWLNLMMGKRFHENLNSNSNSENDSTSSYESVKPTENDEQPSPSTCTSSARNSDAKADNIEKISELNENNTNEAKSICDESSPVPSPNTSLVPCTVKLDKISKENIVDTNVSKSDVTNVNINTHTTRIATMNLEVSKLSTKNIIEHSKIMSLQHMDRLPPFTSNFSHDMESSGDESSSRGTLDAIIPPLKDFQGKNNPFLMQNTYPSKKPFSSTTNIYNKQNGKQNNHHTRFSLPVNLNPLMGPLVRPLKRKLSEKDIVIGPNGEVKRRKYRRPRKYLQTQLNKSCPLPDDNNKPAQMPNENGEVAPQGGGHINNVKFHGRRLRQRQEKNYYENARRNTSNNSSNNNSVKSLQLSPHKANSSAAEVDAEQLSALKSSVQSYFRAGQTFRVLARRLAPGALPAYLIEWDSNAS